The Mugil cephalus isolate CIBA_MC_2020 chromosome 19, CIBA_Mcephalus_1.1, whole genome shotgun sequence genome has a window encoding:
- the rasgrf2a gene encoding ras-specific guanine nucleotide-releasing factor 2 isoform X1: MQKSVRYNEGHALYLSVVARKEGTKRGFLSKKSPENSRWTEKYFALYQNVLFYFENEQSARPSGIYLLEGCTCERAPAPKVSAISKDPPEKQQHYFLIVFGHDGQKPLELRTEEESDCTEWVEFIQQASYSDIIIEREILMQKYIHLVQIMETEKIAANQLRTQLEDQDTEIERLKAEIVVLNKTKERMQPYQNNQEEEDPDIKKIKMVQSFMRGWLCRRKWKIIVQDYICSPHAESMRKRNQIVFNMVEAETEYVHQLSILVNCFLRPLRMAASSKKPPISHDDVSSIFLNSETIMFLHEIFHQGLNARIANWPTLVLADLFDILLPMLNIYQEFVRNHQYSLQVLANCKQNRDFDKLLKQYESNAACEGRMLETFLTYPMFQIPRYIITLHELLAHTPHEHIERKSLEFAKSKLEELSKMMHDEVSDTENIRKNLAIERMIVEGCDILLDTSQTFVRQGSLIQLPSSCERGMLSKVRLGSLSLRKEGERQCFLFTKHFLICTRTSGGKLHLLKQGGALSLIECTLIEELDANDEDYNAAGQGFNHLQFKVVVEPPDGQSFSVVLLAPSRQEKAAWTSDISQCIDNIRCNGLMTSVFEENSKVSVPHMIKSDARLHKDDVDICFSKTLNSCKVPQIRYASVERLLERLTDLRFLSIDFLNTFLHTYRIFTTAAVVIDKLADIYRKPFTSIPVRIEQHSCDRLSIMSLCPDYSLKITQLALDQSKSLELFFATNQSSWGTDPLNNKSPRLCRKFSSPPPLTIPSRTSSPVHCRKLSLSSPVSAKAGALDLSTTPSSSAANSPTSSHCPSISSPPPGATRPPSGFSSPPPTATRSPSLPQTSGMSSPPPICTKAPLDLSRGPSSPELSPAAAEDVSGELPRIDAFCGKLRRSIRRAVLESVSLDKFIPESPSSSEPGDMSPCRSPSTPRHLRYRQSGVTPGENSRCTMSPASAFAIATAAAGHSSSQGFSNSEKTCDKEFIIRRAATNRVLNVLRHWVSKHSQDFDMNSELKMGVVGLLDEVLRDPDLLPQERKATTNILSALSQDEQDDAQLRIEDVLQMKSCPLLHFIAVENPKAECFESLSAMELAEQITLLDHIVFRSIPYEEFLGQGWMKVDKSERTPYIMKTSQHFNDMSNLVASQIMTHTDVGSRASSIEKWLAVADICRCLNNYNGVLEITSALNRSAIFRLKKTWAKVCKQTKALMDRLQKIVSSEGRFKNLRETLKNCNPPCVPYLGMYLTDLAFIEEGRPNFTEEGLVNFSKMRMISHIIREIRQFQQAPYRIEHQPKVTQFLLDKTLVMDEDTLYELSLKIEPRVPPG, from the exons CACTACTTCCTGATCGTCTTCGGCCACGATGGACAGAAACCTCTGGAGCTGCGGACGGAGGAGGAGTCGGACTGCACCGAGTGGGTGGAGTTCATCCAGCAGGCCAG CTACTCTGACATCATCATCGAGCGTGAGATCCTGATGCAGAAGTACATCCACCTGGTGCAGATCATGGAGACGGAGAAGATCGCAGCCAATCAGCTCCGCACTCAGCTGGAGGACCAGGACACGGAGATCGAGAGGCTCAAAGCTGAG ATTGTCGTGTTGAACAAAACCAAGGAACGGATGCAGCCGTACCAGAACAACCAAGAAGAGGAGGACCCGGACATTAAAAAGATCAAAATG GTGCAGAGCTTCATGCGTGGCTGGCTGTGTCGGAGGAAGTGGAAGATCATTGTCCAGGACTACATCTGCTCCCCCCACGCTGAGAGCATGAGGAAGAGGAACCAGATCGTGTTCAACATGGTGGAGGCTGAGACGGAGTACGTCCACCAGCTCTCCATCCTGGTCAACTGCTTCCTGAGGCCGCTGCGCATGGCCGCCAGCTCCAAGAAGCCTCCCATCAGCCACGACGACGTCAGCAGCATCTTCCTCAACAG tgaGACCATCATGTTCTTGCATGAGATCTTCCACCAAGGTCTGAACGCTCGTATCGCTAACTGGCCCACTCTCGTTCTGG CCGACCTCTTTGACATCCTGCTGCCCATGCTGAACATCTACCAGGAGTTTGTGCGTAACCACCAGTACAGCCTGCAGGTCTTGGCCAACTGTAAACAGAACAGAGACTTTGACAAACTCCTGAAACAGTACGAGTCCAACGCCGCCTGCGAGGGCCGCATGTTGGAGACGTTCCTCACGTATCCCATGTTCCAG ATTCCTCGATACATCATTACCCTCCACGAGCTACTGGCTCATACTCCTCATGAACACATCGAGCGCAAGAGTCTGGAGTTTGCCAAGTCCAAACTGGAGGAGCTGTCGAA GATGATGCACGACGAAGTGAGCGACACCGAGAACATCAGGAAGAACCTGGCCATCGAGAGGATGATCGTGGAGGGCTGTGACATCCTGCTGGACACCAGTCAGACCTTCGTCAGACAAG GTTCTCTGATCCAGCTGCCGTCCAGCTGTGAACGGGGCATGCTCAGTAAGGTCCGCCTGGGCTCCCTGTCcctgaggaaggaaggagagagacagtGCTTCCTGTTCACCAAACACTTCCTCATCTGCACCAGGACGTCTGGAGGGAAGCTGCACCTGCTCAAG CAAGGAGGAGCGTTGTCTCTGATCGAGTGCACCCTGATTGAGGAGCTGGACGCCAACGATGAGGACT ATAACGCTGCAGGTCAAGGCTTCAACCATCTGCAGTTTaaggtggtggtggagcctcCTGACGGTCAGAGCTTCTCCGTCGTCCTCTTGGCTCCGTCCCGCCAGGAAAAGGCCGCCTGGACCAGCGACATCAGCCAG TGCATCGATAATATCCGATGTAACGGCCTCATGACCAGCGTGTTTGAGGAGAACTCCAAAGTCTCTGTGCCGCACATGATCAA GTCTGATGCCCGGCTGCACAAAGACGACGTCGACATTTGCTTCAGCAAGACGCTCAACTCCTGTAAAGTTCCTCAGATCCGATACGCCAGCGTCGAGCGCCTCCTGGAGCGTCTCACGGACCTGCGCTTCCTCTCCATCGACTTCCTCAACACCTTCCTCCACACGTACAGGATCTTCACCACGGCCGCCGTCGTCATCGACAAGCTGGCCGACATCTACAGGAAGCCCTTCACCTCCATACCGGTCAG GATCGAGCAGCATTCATGTGACCGTCTGTCCATCATGTCCCTCTGTCCTGACTACAGTCTGAAGATCACACAGCTGGCTCTGGACCAGTCCAA GTCTCTGGAGCTCTTCTTCGCCACCAACCAGTCCTCGTGGGGAACCGACCCCCTGAACAACAAATCCCCTCGGCTGTGCCGCAagttttcctcccctcctcccctcaccaTCCCCTCTCGCACCTCCTCTCCCGTCCACTGCCGCAAGCTCTCGCTCAGCTCCCCGGTCAGTGCTAAAGCCGGCGCCTTGGACCTGTCCACCACCCCGTCCTCCTCCGCAGCCaactcccccacctcctctcactgcccctccatctcctctccgCCACCCGGCGCAACCAGGCCTCCCTCCGGATTCTCCTCCCCTCCGCCCACCGCCACGCGCTCTCCCAGCCTCCCCCAGACCTCCGGGATGTCCTCGCCGCCCCCCATCTGCACCAAGGCCCCGTTGGACCTCAGCCGTGGTCCCAGCTCCCCGGAGCTGagtccagctgcagcagaggacgTCAGCGGAGAGCTGCCTCGCATCGACGCCTTCTGTGGGAAGCTGAGACGCAGCATCCGCAGGG CTGTCCTGGAGTCAGTATCTCTGGACAAGTTCATTCCCGAGTCGCCGTCCAGCAGCGAGCCGGGCGACATGTCTCCGTGCCGCTCGCCTTCCACGCCGAGGCATCTCCGCTACCGACAGTCCGGAG TCACACCAGGGGAGAACTCCCGCTGCACGATGTCTCCAGCTTCAGCATTCGCCAtcgccaccgccgccgctggACACAGCAGCTCCCAGG GTTTTAGTAATTCTGAGAAAACCTGTGACAAAGAGTTCATCATCCGCCGAGCTGCCACCAACAGAGTCCTCAACGTGCTGCGACACTGGGTTTCTAAACACTCCCAG GACTTTGACATGAACAGTGAGCTGAAGATGGGCGTGGTCGGACTCCTGGACGAAGTTCTACGAGATCCAGATCTGCTTCCTCAGGAGAGGAAAGCTACAACCAACATACTAAG TGCTCTTTCTCAGGATGAACAGGACGATGCTCAGCTGAGGATCGAGGACGTCCTACAGATG AAAAGCTGTCCCCTCCTCCACTTCATCGCG gTGGAGAATCCGAAGGCCGAGTGCTTCGAGTCGCTCTCGGCCATGGAGCTGGCGGAGCAGATCACACTCCTGGATCACATCGTGTTCAGGAGCATCCCCTACGA GGAGTTCCTGGGTCAGGGCTGGATGAAGGTGGACAAGTCTGAGAGGACTCCGTACATCATGAAGACCAGTCAGCACTTCAACGAT ATGAGTAACCTGGTGGCGTCTCAGATCATGACCCACACCGACGTGGGCTCCAGGGCCAGCTCCATAGAGAAGTGGTTGGCTGTGGCCGACATCTGCCGCTGCCTCAACAACTACAACGGAGTTCTGGAAATCACCTCGGCTCTGAACCGCAGCGCCATCTTCAGGCTGAAGAAGACCTGGGCCAAAGTCTGCAAACAG ACCAAGGCTCTGATGGACCGGCTGCAGAAGATCGTGTCGTCAGAGGGAAGGTTCAAGAATCTCAGAGAGACTCTGAAGAA CTGTAACCCTCCGTGCGTCCCGTACCTGGGCATGTACCTCACCGACCTGGCCTTCATCGAGGAGGGAAGACCCAACTTCACTGAGGAAGGGCTGGTCAACTTCTCCAAGATGAGGATG ATTTCTCACATCATCAGGGAGATTCGTCAGTTCCAGCAAGCCCCGTACAGGATAGAGCACCAGCCCAAG GTGACTCAGTTCCTGCTGGATAAGACGTTAGTGATGGACGAGGACACACTGTATGAGCTCTCACTGAAGATCGAACCCCGAGTCCCGCCGGGCTAA
- the rasgrf2a gene encoding ras-specific guanine nucleotide-releasing factor 2 isoform X4, whose amino-acid sequence MQKSVRYNEGHALYLSVVARKEGTKRGFLSKKSPENSRWTEKYFALYQNVLFYFENEQSARPSGIYLLEGCTCERAPAPKVSAISKDPPEKQQHYFLIVFGHDGQKPLELRTEEESDCTEWVEFIQQASYSDIIIEREILMQKYIHLVQIMETEKIAANQLRTQLEDQDTEIERLKAEIVVLNKTKERMQPYQNNQEEEDPDIKKIKMVQSFMRGWLCRRKWKIIVQDYICSPHAESMRKRNQIVFNMVEAETEYVHQLSILVNCFLRPLRMAASSKKPPISHDDVSSIFLNSETIMFLHEIFHQGLNARIANWPTLVLADLFDILLPMLNIYQEFVRNHQYSLQVLANCKQNRDFDKLLKQYESNAACEGRMLETFLTYPMFQIPRYIITLHELLAHTPHEHIERKSLEFAKSKLEELSKMMHDEVSDTENIRKNLAIERMIVEGCDILLDTSQTFVRQGSLIQLPSSCERGMLSKVRLGSLSLRKEGERQCFLFTKHFLICTRTSGGKLHLLKQGGALSLIECTLIEELDANDEDYNAAGQGFNHLQFKVVVEPPDGQSFSVVLLAPSRQEKAAWTSDISQCIDNIRCNGLMTSVFEENSKVSVPHMIKSDARLHKDDVDICFSKTLNSCKVPQIRYASVERLLERLTDLRFLSIDFLNTFLHTYRIFTTAAVVIDKLADIYRKPFTSIPVRSLELFFATNQSSWGTDPLNNKSPRLCRKFSSPPPLTIPSRTSSPVHCRKLSLSSPVSAKAGALDLSTTPSSSAANSPTSSHCPSISSPPPGATRPPSGFSSPPPTATRSPSLPQTSGMSSPPPICTKAPLDLSRGPSSPELSPAAAEDVSGELPRIDAFCGKLRRSIRRAVLESVSLDKFIPESPSSSEPGDMSPCRSPSTPRHLRYRQSGVTPGENSRCTMSPASAFAIATAAAGHSSSQGFSNSEKTCDKEFIIRRAATNRVLNVLRHWVSKHSQDFDMNSELKMGVVGLLDEVLRDPDLLPQERKATTNILSALSQDEQDDAQLRIEDVLQMVENPKAECFESLSAMELAEQITLLDHIVFRSIPYEEFLGQGWMKVDKSERTPYIMKTSQHFNDMSNLVASQIMTHTDVGSRASSIEKWLAVADICRCLNNYNGVLEITSALNRSAIFRLKKTWAKVCKQTKALMDRLQKIVSSEGRFKNLRETLKNCNPPCVPYLGMYLTDLAFIEEGRPNFTEEGLVNFSKMRMISHIIREIRQFQQAPYRIEHQPKVTQFLLDKTLVMDEDTLYELSLKIEPRVPPG is encoded by the exons CACTACTTCCTGATCGTCTTCGGCCACGATGGACAGAAACCTCTGGAGCTGCGGACGGAGGAGGAGTCGGACTGCACCGAGTGGGTGGAGTTCATCCAGCAGGCCAG CTACTCTGACATCATCATCGAGCGTGAGATCCTGATGCAGAAGTACATCCACCTGGTGCAGATCATGGAGACGGAGAAGATCGCAGCCAATCAGCTCCGCACTCAGCTGGAGGACCAGGACACGGAGATCGAGAGGCTCAAAGCTGAG ATTGTCGTGTTGAACAAAACCAAGGAACGGATGCAGCCGTACCAGAACAACCAAGAAGAGGAGGACCCGGACATTAAAAAGATCAAAATG GTGCAGAGCTTCATGCGTGGCTGGCTGTGTCGGAGGAAGTGGAAGATCATTGTCCAGGACTACATCTGCTCCCCCCACGCTGAGAGCATGAGGAAGAGGAACCAGATCGTGTTCAACATGGTGGAGGCTGAGACGGAGTACGTCCACCAGCTCTCCATCCTGGTCAACTGCTTCCTGAGGCCGCTGCGCATGGCCGCCAGCTCCAAGAAGCCTCCCATCAGCCACGACGACGTCAGCAGCATCTTCCTCAACAG tgaGACCATCATGTTCTTGCATGAGATCTTCCACCAAGGTCTGAACGCTCGTATCGCTAACTGGCCCACTCTCGTTCTGG CCGACCTCTTTGACATCCTGCTGCCCATGCTGAACATCTACCAGGAGTTTGTGCGTAACCACCAGTACAGCCTGCAGGTCTTGGCCAACTGTAAACAGAACAGAGACTTTGACAAACTCCTGAAACAGTACGAGTCCAACGCCGCCTGCGAGGGCCGCATGTTGGAGACGTTCCTCACGTATCCCATGTTCCAG ATTCCTCGATACATCATTACCCTCCACGAGCTACTGGCTCATACTCCTCATGAACACATCGAGCGCAAGAGTCTGGAGTTTGCCAAGTCCAAACTGGAGGAGCTGTCGAA GATGATGCACGACGAAGTGAGCGACACCGAGAACATCAGGAAGAACCTGGCCATCGAGAGGATGATCGTGGAGGGCTGTGACATCCTGCTGGACACCAGTCAGACCTTCGTCAGACAAG GTTCTCTGATCCAGCTGCCGTCCAGCTGTGAACGGGGCATGCTCAGTAAGGTCCGCCTGGGCTCCCTGTCcctgaggaaggaaggagagagacagtGCTTCCTGTTCACCAAACACTTCCTCATCTGCACCAGGACGTCTGGAGGGAAGCTGCACCTGCTCAAG CAAGGAGGAGCGTTGTCTCTGATCGAGTGCACCCTGATTGAGGAGCTGGACGCCAACGATGAGGACT ATAACGCTGCAGGTCAAGGCTTCAACCATCTGCAGTTTaaggtggtggtggagcctcCTGACGGTCAGAGCTTCTCCGTCGTCCTCTTGGCTCCGTCCCGCCAGGAAAAGGCCGCCTGGACCAGCGACATCAGCCAG TGCATCGATAATATCCGATGTAACGGCCTCATGACCAGCGTGTTTGAGGAGAACTCCAAAGTCTCTGTGCCGCACATGATCAA GTCTGATGCCCGGCTGCACAAAGACGACGTCGACATTTGCTTCAGCAAGACGCTCAACTCCTGTAAAGTTCCTCAGATCCGATACGCCAGCGTCGAGCGCCTCCTGGAGCGTCTCACGGACCTGCGCTTCCTCTCCATCGACTTCCTCAACACCTTCCTCCACACGTACAGGATCTTCACCACGGCCGCCGTCGTCATCGACAAGCTGGCCGACATCTACAGGAAGCCCTTCACCTCCATACCGGTCAG GTCTCTGGAGCTCTTCTTCGCCACCAACCAGTCCTCGTGGGGAACCGACCCCCTGAACAACAAATCCCCTCGGCTGTGCCGCAagttttcctcccctcctcccctcaccaTCCCCTCTCGCACCTCCTCTCCCGTCCACTGCCGCAAGCTCTCGCTCAGCTCCCCGGTCAGTGCTAAAGCCGGCGCCTTGGACCTGTCCACCACCCCGTCCTCCTCCGCAGCCaactcccccacctcctctcactgcccctccatctcctctccgCCACCCGGCGCAACCAGGCCTCCCTCCGGATTCTCCTCCCCTCCGCCCACCGCCACGCGCTCTCCCAGCCTCCCCCAGACCTCCGGGATGTCCTCGCCGCCCCCCATCTGCACCAAGGCCCCGTTGGACCTCAGCCGTGGTCCCAGCTCCCCGGAGCTGagtccagctgcagcagaggacgTCAGCGGAGAGCTGCCTCGCATCGACGCCTTCTGTGGGAAGCTGAGACGCAGCATCCGCAGGG CTGTCCTGGAGTCAGTATCTCTGGACAAGTTCATTCCCGAGTCGCCGTCCAGCAGCGAGCCGGGCGACATGTCTCCGTGCCGCTCGCCTTCCACGCCGAGGCATCTCCGCTACCGACAGTCCGGAG TCACACCAGGGGAGAACTCCCGCTGCACGATGTCTCCAGCTTCAGCATTCGCCAtcgccaccgccgccgctggACACAGCAGCTCCCAGG GTTTTAGTAATTCTGAGAAAACCTGTGACAAAGAGTTCATCATCCGCCGAGCTGCCACCAACAGAGTCCTCAACGTGCTGCGACACTGGGTTTCTAAACACTCCCAG GACTTTGACATGAACAGTGAGCTGAAGATGGGCGTGGTCGGACTCCTGGACGAAGTTCTACGAGATCCAGATCTGCTTCCTCAGGAGAGGAAAGCTACAACCAACATACTAAG TGCTCTTTCTCAGGATGAACAGGACGATGCTCAGCTGAGGATCGAGGACGTCCTACAGATG gTGGAGAATCCGAAGGCCGAGTGCTTCGAGTCGCTCTCGGCCATGGAGCTGGCGGAGCAGATCACACTCCTGGATCACATCGTGTTCAGGAGCATCCCCTACGA GGAGTTCCTGGGTCAGGGCTGGATGAAGGTGGACAAGTCTGAGAGGACTCCGTACATCATGAAGACCAGTCAGCACTTCAACGAT ATGAGTAACCTGGTGGCGTCTCAGATCATGACCCACACCGACGTGGGCTCCAGGGCCAGCTCCATAGAGAAGTGGTTGGCTGTGGCCGACATCTGCCGCTGCCTCAACAACTACAACGGAGTTCTGGAAATCACCTCGGCTCTGAACCGCAGCGCCATCTTCAGGCTGAAGAAGACCTGGGCCAAAGTCTGCAAACAG ACCAAGGCTCTGATGGACCGGCTGCAGAAGATCGTGTCGTCAGAGGGAAGGTTCAAGAATCTCAGAGAGACTCTGAAGAA CTGTAACCCTCCGTGCGTCCCGTACCTGGGCATGTACCTCACCGACCTGGCCTTCATCGAGGAGGGAAGACCCAACTTCACTGAGGAAGGGCTGGTCAACTTCTCCAAGATGAGGATG ATTTCTCACATCATCAGGGAGATTCGTCAGTTCCAGCAAGCCCCGTACAGGATAGAGCACCAGCCCAAG GTGACTCAGTTCCTGCTGGATAAGACGTTAGTGATGGACGAGGACACACTGTATGAGCTCTCACTGAAGATCGAACCCCGAGTCCCGCCGGGCTAA
- the rasgrf2a gene encoding ras-specific guanine nucleotide-releasing factor 2 isoform X3, with the protein MQKSVRYNEGHALYLSVVARKEGTKRGFLSKKSPENSRWTEKYFALYQNVLFYFENEQSARPSGIYLLEGCTCERAPAPKVSAISKDPPEKQQHYFLIVFGHDGQKPLELRTEEESDCTEWVEFIQQASYSDIIIEREILMQKYIHLVQIMETEKIAANQLRTQLEDQDTEIERLKAEIVVLNKTKERMQPYQNNQEEEDPDIKKIKMVQSFMRGWLCRRKWKIIVQDYICSPHAESMRKRNQIVFNMVEAETEYVHQLSILVNCFLRPLRMAASSKKPPISHDDVSSIFLNSETIMFLHEIFHQGLNARIANWPTLVLADLFDILLPMLNIYQEFVRNHQYSLQVLANCKQNRDFDKLLKQYESNAACEGRMLETFLTYPMFQIPRYIITLHELLAHTPHEHIERKSLEFAKSKLEELSKMMHDEVSDTENIRKNLAIERMIVEGCDILLDTSQTFVRQGSLIQLPSSCERGMLSKVRLGSLSLRKEGERQCFLFTKHFLICTRTSGGKLHLLKQGGALSLIECTLIEELDANDEDYNAAGQGFNHLQFKVVVEPPDGQSFSVVLLAPSRQEKAAWTSDISQCIDNIRCNGLMTSVFEENSKVSVPHMIKSDARLHKDDVDICFSKTLNSCKVPQIRYASVERLLERLTDLRFLSIDFLNTFLHTYRIFTTAAVVIDKLADIYRKPFTSIPVRSLELFFATNQSSWGTDPLNNKSPRLCRKFSSPPPLTIPSRTSSPVHCRKLSLSSPVSAKAGALDLSTTPSSSAANSPTSSHCPSISSPPPGATRPPSGFSSPPPTATRSPSLPQTSGMSSPPPICTKAPLDLSRGPSSPELSPAAAEDVSGELPRIDAFCGKLRRSIRRAVLESVSLDKFIPESPSSSEPGDMSPCRSPSTPRHLRYRQSGVTPGENSRCTMSPASAFAIATAAAGHSSSQGFSNSEKTCDKEFIIRRAATNRVLNVLRHWVSKHSQDFDMNSELKMGVVGLLDEVLRDPDLLPQERKATTNILSALSQDEQDDAQLRIEDVLQMKSCPLLHFIAVENPKAECFESLSAMELAEQITLLDHIVFRSIPYEEFLGQGWMKVDKSERTPYIMKTSQHFNDMSNLVASQIMTHTDVGSRASSIEKWLAVADICRCLNNYNGVLEITSALNRSAIFRLKKTWAKVCKQTKALMDRLQKIVSSEGRFKNLRETLKNCNPPCVPYLGMYLTDLAFIEEGRPNFTEEGLVNFSKMRMISHIIREIRQFQQAPYRIEHQPKVTQFLLDKTLVMDEDTLYELSLKIEPRVPPG; encoded by the exons CACTACTTCCTGATCGTCTTCGGCCACGATGGACAGAAACCTCTGGAGCTGCGGACGGAGGAGGAGTCGGACTGCACCGAGTGGGTGGAGTTCATCCAGCAGGCCAG CTACTCTGACATCATCATCGAGCGTGAGATCCTGATGCAGAAGTACATCCACCTGGTGCAGATCATGGAGACGGAGAAGATCGCAGCCAATCAGCTCCGCACTCAGCTGGAGGACCAGGACACGGAGATCGAGAGGCTCAAAGCTGAG ATTGTCGTGTTGAACAAAACCAAGGAACGGATGCAGCCGTACCAGAACAACCAAGAAGAGGAGGACCCGGACATTAAAAAGATCAAAATG GTGCAGAGCTTCATGCGTGGCTGGCTGTGTCGGAGGAAGTGGAAGATCATTGTCCAGGACTACATCTGCTCCCCCCACGCTGAGAGCATGAGGAAGAGGAACCAGATCGTGTTCAACATGGTGGAGGCTGAGACGGAGTACGTCCACCAGCTCTCCATCCTGGTCAACTGCTTCCTGAGGCCGCTGCGCATGGCCGCCAGCTCCAAGAAGCCTCCCATCAGCCACGACGACGTCAGCAGCATCTTCCTCAACAG tgaGACCATCATGTTCTTGCATGAGATCTTCCACCAAGGTCTGAACGCTCGTATCGCTAACTGGCCCACTCTCGTTCTGG CCGACCTCTTTGACATCCTGCTGCCCATGCTGAACATCTACCAGGAGTTTGTGCGTAACCACCAGTACAGCCTGCAGGTCTTGGCCAACTGTAAACAGAACAGAGACTTTGACAAACTCCTGAAACAGTACGAGTCCAACGCCGCCTGCGAGGGCCGCATGTTGGAGACGTTCCTCACGTATCCCATGTTCCAG ATTCCTCGATACATCATTACCCTCCACGAGCTACTGGCTCATACTCCTCATGAACACATCGAGCGCAAGAGTCTGGAGTTTGCCAAGTCCAAACTGGAGGAGCTGTCGAA GATGATGCACGACGAAGTGAGCGACACCGAGAACATCAGGAAGAACCTGGCCATCGAGAGGATGATCGTGGAGGGCTGTGACATCCTGCTGGACACCAGTCAGACCTTCGTCAGACAAG GTTCTCTGATCCAGCTGCCGTCCAGCTGTGAACGGGGCATGCTCAGTAAGGTCCGCCTGGGCTCCCTGTCcctgaggaaggaaggagagagacagtGCTTCCTGTTCACCAAACACTTCCTCATCTGCACCAGGACGTCTGGAGGGAAGCTGCACCTGCTCAAG CAAGGAGGAGCGTTGTCTCTGATCGAGTGCACCCTGATTGAGGAGCTGGACGCCAACGATGAGGACT ATAACGCTGCAGGTCAAGGCTTCAACCATCTGCAGTTTaaggtggtggtggagcctcCTGACGGTCAGAGCTTCTCCGTCGTCCTCTTGGCTCCGTCCCGCCAGGAAAAGGCCGCCTGGACCAGCGACATCAGCCAG TGCATCGATAATATCCGATGTAACGGCCTCATGACCAGCGTGTTTGAGGAGAACTCCAAAGTCTCTGTGCCGCACATGATCAA GTCTGATGCCCGGCTGCACAAAGACGACGTCGACATTTGCTTCAGCAAGACGCTCAACTCCTGTAAAGTTCCTCAGATCCGATACGCCAGCGTCGAGCGCCTCCTGGAGCGTCTCACGGACCTGCGCTTCCTCTCCATCGACTTCCTCAACACCTTCCTCCACACGTACAGGATCTTCACCACGGCCGCCGTCGTCATCGACAAGCTGGCCGACATCTACAGGAAGCCCTTCACCTCCATACCGGTCAG GTCTCTGGAGCTCTTCTTCGCCACCAACCAGTCCTCGTGGGGAACCGACCCCCTGAACAACAAATCCCCTCGGCTGTGCCGCAagttttcctcccctcctcccctcaccaTCCCCTCTCGCACCTCCTCTCCCGTCCACTGCCGCAAGCTCTCGCTCAGCTCCCCGGTCAGTGCTAAAGCCGGCGCCTTGGACCTGTCCACCACCCCGTCCTCCTCCGCAGCCaactcccccacctcctctcactgcccctccatctcctctccgCCACCCGGCGCAACCAGGCCTCCCTCCGGATTCTCCTCCCCTCCGCCCACCGCCACGCGCTCTCCCAGCCTCCCCCAGACCTCCGGGATGTCCTCGCCGCCCCCCATCTGCACCAAGGCCCCGTTGGACCTCAGCCGTGGTCCCAGCTCCCCGGAGCTGagtccagctgcagcagaggacgTCAGCGGAGAGCTGCCTCGCATCGACGCCTTCTGTGGGAAGCTGAGACGCAGCATCCGCAGGG CTGTCCTGGAGTCAGTATCTCTGGACAAGTTCATTCCCGAGTCGCCGTCCAGCAGCGAGCCGGGCGACATGTCTCCGTGCCGCTCGCCTTCCACGCCGAGGCATCTCCGCTACCGACAGTCCGGAG TCACACCAGGGGAGAACTCCCGCTGCACGATGTCTCCAGCTTCAGCATTCGCCAtcgccaccgccgccgctggACACAGCAGCTCCCAGG GTTTTAGTAATTCTGAGAAAACCTGTGACAAAGAGTTCATCATCCGCCGAGCTGCCACCAACAGAGTCCTCAACGTGCTGCGACACTGGGTTTCTAAACACTCCCAG GACTTTGACATGAACAGTGAGCTGAAGATGGGCGTGGTCGGACTCCTGGACGAAGTTCTACGAGATCCAGATCTGCTTCCTCAGGAGAGGAAAGCTACAACCAACATACTAAG TGCTCTTTCTCAGGATGAACAGGACGATGCTCAGCTGAGGATCGAGGACGTCCTACAGATG AAAAGCTGTCCCCTCCTCCACTTCATCGCG gTGGAGAATCCGAAGGCCGAGTGCTTCGAGTCGCTCTCGGCCATGGAGCTGGCGGAGCAGATCACACTCCTGGATCACATCGTGTTCAGGAGCATCCCCTACGA GGAGTTCCTGGGTCAGGGCTGGATGAAGGTGGACAAGTCTGAGAGGACTCCGTACATCATGAAGACCAGTCAGCACTTCAACGAT ATGAGTAACCTGGTGGCGTCTCAGATCATGACCCACACCGACGTGGGCTCCAGGGCCAGCTCCATAGAGAAGTGGTTGGCTGTGGCCGACATCTGCCGCTGCCTCAACAACTACAACGGAGTTCTGGAAATCACCTCGGCTCTGAACCGCAGCGCCATCTTCAGGCTGAAGAAGACCTGGGCCAAAGTCTGCAAACAG ACCAAGGCTCTGATGGACCGGCTGCAGAAGATCGTGTCGTCAGAGGGAAGGTTCAAGAATCTCAGAGAGACTCTGAAGAA CTGTAACCCTCCGTGCGTCCCGTACCTGGGCATGTACCTCACCGACCTGGCCTTCATCGAGGAGGGAAGACCCAACTTCACTGAGGAAGGGCTGGTCAACTTCTCCAAGATGAGGATG ATTTCTCACATCATCAGGGAGATTCGTCAGTTCCAGCAAGCCCCGTACAGGATAGAGCACCAGCCCAAG GTGACTCAGTTCCTGCTGGATAAGACGTTAGTGATGGACGAGGACACACTGTATGAGCTCTCACTGAAGATCGAACCCCGAGTCCCGCCGGGCTAA